A region of the Gemmatimonadaceae bacterium genome:
GGCGGAGCTCGCGATCGATCCGTTCGCCGGCGGCAGGATCACGTTCGATCTGGCCGAGCGCGAGGGGAAGGACTCGCGCGCGTTCTGCGCCCCCGTGCGCGTGCCGGAAGAGGTTTATCTGGTGCTCCGTCCGCACGGCGGCGTCGCCGACTACACGACGCTCCTGCACGAGCTGGGGCACGCGCTGCACTTCGGTTACGCGGACCCGCACTATCCGTTCGAGTACCGGTGGCTGGGCGACAACTCCGTGACCGAAGGCTACGCGATGCTGTTCGACCACCTCATGCGGGATCGCGGCTGGCTGCTGCGGTACACCGGGCTGGGAAAGAGCGACGCCGGCGAGTTTCTCCGGATGGCGGCGTTCGAGGAGCTGCACTTTCTCCGGCGGTACTGCGCCAAGCTCCTGTACGAGCTCGAGGTATACAGCGGAAAGACGTCCTGGGACGTTCTTCCGGATGTGTACGTGGAAACCCTTTCCGCGGCCACGGGTTTCAGATACCGGAGCGCCGACGCATTCATCGACCTCGACCCCCGCTTCTATTCGTCCCGCTACCTGCGCGCATGGCAGCTGCAGTCGGTTCTCGCCCGGTATCTCGTGAAGAGGTTCGACGAAGACTGGTTCCGCAATCCAGCCGCCGGCCCCTGGATGGTCGAGAATCTTTTCGCCGAGGGCCAGCGCGAGACCGCGCCGGAGCTCGCGCTGCGCGCGTCGGGGGAGGCGCTGTCGTTCGATCCGCTCGTGCGAGCGATCGAGCGGGGGCTGACGGGGTGACAATGGGTGTCGGCGGGCGCGCGCAAAAGAGCCTCGTGATCGTTCGCGACATCCTGCACGCGTCGCTCAACGCGACTGATTCAGGCGAGCTGTTCCAGTTCGCGCTCGAGCGCGTGAGCCCGGCCGTGGACGCGAGCTTCGCCTCGATCTACCTGGTGGATGGGGCGTCCGAGGTCATGCGGCTCGCCGCCGCGTACAACTGGCCTGAGCGCTTCCGGCCGGTGCTCGGCGACGTTCGCGTCAGGATGCCGTTCGGGCCGAGCGGACAGGCCGCGAGCGAGCGCCGCGTGGTGCGCGTCGAAGACGTCTTCGCCGATCCGGATCTCGAGGATTGGCAGGAGGTCGCGACCGAGCTGGGCTTTCGCGCGATCGTCGCGCTCCCGCTCGTCGCCAACACGAACGTGCTCGGCGTGCTTACGTTTTACTTCGACGACCGGTCCCGGATCGCCGAGGAGGCGCTCGACCTGATGAACATCGCCGCGGATCAGATAGCGGCCGCCGCCGAGAAGACTCTTCTGTCGGAGGCGCTGCGACGCGCCGAGGCCGCGCTCGCTGACGCCGAAGCCGATCGCGAGCGGCTGGCGCAGCCCGCGGCCGCGCCCACGCCCGTCGAGCCATGACGACATCCGCGCCAGCTC
Encoded here:
- a CDS encoding GAF domain-containing protein; the encoded protein is MGVGGRAQKSLVIVRDILHASLNATDSGELFQFALERVSPAVDASFASIYLVDGASEVMRLAAAYNWPERFRPVLGDVRVRMPFGPSGQAASERRVVRVEDVFADPDLEDWQEVATELGFRAIVALPLVANTNVLGVLTFYFDDRSRIAEEALDLMNIAADQIAAAAEKTLLSEALRRAEAALADAEADRERLAQPAAAPTPVEP